One stretch of Zingiber officinale cultivar Zhangliang chromosome 6B, Zo_v1.1, whole genome shotgun sequence DNA includes these proteins:
- the LOC121990772 gene encoding uncharacterized protein LOC121990772, producing MGHVNQVVLSLYMLKEQSYTLYELKEVHRDTLKLIEFLAKYRGYFGLFISGDRRDYRVGASSREARRDNRERKKGPESEQRNLQLEFVDKLLHLDDATRGSDAPAVEGLLQSASRALESMSSKRNWKESPLIMGAEMGLPEFVGMILQVCPESATYVDSRGRNVLQAAIESGSREIVEIIRKKTAGHNPVLPFWLLSHTKSGTRKTILHFASERTPPDTDDAVQLQDELLFFESVKDMVPKELVYSRNEEEMTAQEVFSERHKEMFQSCKNQLMEMGKTCSGLLAAVVFASSFSIPGEKDEKTGNPVYMGRLPFKIFSHTYVIGLSCATTSLVLFLSLLFVPYKEQQFRRAIPTKYFLACLSFVMALLALLVSFTCNIFLQIYGGQRTESDDLIPLVLELTVFPALCLMVLYYRGATVWPAFRRIWK from the exons ATGGGTCATGTGAACCAAGTAGTTCTTTCACTTTATATGCTTAAAgaacaatcatat ACACTGTACGAGTTGAAAGAAGTTCACAGAGACACCTTGAAGCTCATAGAATTCCTAGCGAAGTACCGCGGGTACTTCGGGCTCTTCATCTCGGGAGACAGAAGAGACTACCGGGTTGGGGCTTCTTCGCGAGAGGCGCGCCGTGACAATCGGGAACGTAAGAAAGGGCCAGAGTCCGAGCAGCGCAACCTCCAGTTGGAGTTCGTCGACAAGCTCCTCCACCTCGACGACGCCACCCGCGGAAGCGACGCGCCGGCAGTCGAGGGGCTCCTCCAGAGCGCGAGCAGGGCTCTGGAGTCGATGTCGTCGAAGCGGAACTGGAAGGAGTCGCCGCTGATCATGGGGGCGGAGATGGGCCTGCCCGAGTTCGTGGGAATGATCCTGCAGGTGTGCCCGGAGTCGGCGACGTACGTGGACAGCCGCGGCCGGAACGTCCTCCAGGCGGCGATCGAGAGCGGCAGCCGGGAGATCGTGGAGATCATCCGAAAGAAGACGGCAGGCCACAACCCTGTCCTGCCCTTCTGGCTGCTCTCGCACACCAAGTCGGGGACGAGGAAGACCATCCTGCATTTTGCTTCGGAGAGGACTCCTCCCGATACGGACGACGCCGTGCAGTTGCAAGACGAACTCCTTTTTTTTGAG TCGGTGAAAGACATGGTGCCGAAGGAGCTGGTGTACAGTCGGAACGAGGAGGAGATGACGGCGCAAGAGGTGTTCAGCGAGAGACACAAGGAGATGTTCCAGAGCTGCAAGAACCAGCTGATGGAGATGGGGAAGACCTGCTCGGGGCTGCTGGCCGCGGTGGTGTTCGCGTCGAGCTTCTCGATCCCCGGCGAGAAGGACGAGAAAACAGGGAATCCGGTCTACATGGGCAGGCTGCCCTTCAAGATCTTCTCCCACACCTACGTCATCGGCCTCTCCTGCGCCACCACCTCGCTggtgctcttcctctccctccttTTCGTGCCCTACAAGGAGCAGCAGTTCCGGCGGGCCATTCCGACCAAGTACTTCTTGGCCTGCTTGTCCTTCGTCATGGCGCTCCTGGCGCTGCTCGTCTCCTTCACCTGCAACATCTTCCTGCAGATTTACGGCGGGCAGAGGACGGAGTCCGACGATCTGATTCCGCTCGTACTGGAACTCACTGTCTTCCCTGCCCTCTGCTTGATGGTGCTGTATTACAGGGGAGCAACCGTTTGGCCGGCGTTCAGGCGTATTTGGAAGTAG
- the LOC121990773 gene encoding uncharacterized protein LOC121990773: MERASPPGSPPSSDVNDEEESTDVSTDVDEGDDDELEQFNPPRSFDEGYYRMVNKLNLDEGTAELVWLAQNKPDRSHVNLMDDPVLSVVIDSQKTQMALELIKRLPADKLEAKNCNGDTALHVAATIGDAKVAKALLNKSDDLADIRNSKGETPLHKAALYGQQEVFQL, from the coding sequence ATGGAGCGCGCGTCCCCACCAGGCAGCCCACCGTCCTCCGACGTCAACGACGAGGAGGAGTCGACGGACGTGTCGACGGACGTAGACGAGGGCGATGACGACGAGTTGGAGCAGTTCAATCCGCCGCGATCGTTCGACGAGGGTTACTACAGAATGGTTAACAAGCTAAACCTCGACGAGGGCACGGCGGAGCTCGTGTGGCTGGCCCAGAACAAACCGGATCGCAGCCACGTCAACCTCATGGACGACCCCGTGCTCAGCGTCGTCATCGACAGCCAGAAAACCCAGATGGCGCTCGAACTCATCAAGCGGCTTCCCGCCGACAAGCTCGAGGCTAAAAACTGCAACGGCGACACAGCGCTGCATGTGGCCGCCACCATAGGCGACGCGAAGGTGGCGAAAGCATTGCTGAACAAATCCGACGATCTAGCGGACATAAGAAACAGCAAGGGGGAGACGCCGCTGCACAAGGCGGCGCTCTACGGGCAGCAGGAGGTGTTCCAGCTT